The Methylomonas koyamae genome has a segment encoding these proteins:
- a CDS encoding response regulator: MANKISVLLVDDHAVVRAGYKTYLSLSERIGEIYEADRGETACQIYSRHTPDVVVMDLSMPGLGGLESVRRLLSRHPACRILIFSIHNELVYVTRAIKAGARGYITKNNEPDTLVTAVCAIAEGNTYIDPDLAQQLAVNMAVGQDESYKIKSLSPREFDIFCLLANGLSTREAAEKLCLSYKTVCNHSTAIKEKLGVKTMSEMTLLASRQGIIKSTAA, from the coding sequence GTGGCAAACAAAATCAGCGTGTTATTGGTCGACGACCACGCCGTGGTCCGCGCCGGTTACAAGACCTACCTGTCGCTGTCCGAACGCATCGGCGAAATCTACGAAGCCGACCGCGGCGAAACCGCCTGCCAAATTTACTCCCGGCATACGCCGGACGTCGTCGTGATGGATTTGTCTATGCCCGGCCTGGGCGGCCTGGAATCGGTAAGGCGCCTGCTGAGCCGGCACCCGGCCTGCCGCATCCTGATCTTTAGCATTCACAACGAACTGGTCTACGTCACCCGCGCCATCAAAGCCGGCGCCAGGGGCTACATCACCAAAAACAACGAGCCGGACACGCTGGTCACCGCGGTATGTGCCATCGCCGAAGGCAACACCTACATCGACCCAGACCTGGCCCAGCAATTGGCGGTAAACATGGCGGTGGGCCAGGACGAGTCCTACAAGATCAAATCGCTGTCGCCGCGCGAATTCGACATTTTCTGCCTGCTGGCCAACGGCCTAAGCACCCGCGAAGCGGCGGAGAAACTATGTTTGAGCTACAAAACCGTCTGCAACCACAGCACGGCGATCAAAGAAAAGCTGGGGGTGAAAACCATGTCGGAAATGACTTTGCTCGCTAGTCGGCAGGGGATTATTAAAAGTACGGCGGCTTGA
- a CDS encoding IS5 family transposase — MPRQLFTDEYWNKFKAIMLSLGIYDKPSLRQTVEGIFYRMRVGCPWRDLPATFGKWNAVYKRFNAWSLQEKLMGIFRGLVVAPDLEWTFIDGSIVKAHQHSSGAAREQDAAIGKSVAGNTTKIHMAVDACGLPIHFSVTGGEVHDCKEAPKLVAKLPLADYTVADKGYDSEPLRIQIREKGSVPIIPRKQNSIVGNDGMDWCLYQYRHLVENVFARLKHFRAIATRYDKLKRNFESVVALACAFIWLPM, encoded by the coding sequence ATGCCACGACAATTGTTTACGGACGAATACTGGAATAAATTCAAAGCCATCATGTTAAGCCTGGGGATTTACGACAAGCCTTCGCTCCGGCAAACGGTAGAAGGGATTTTTTATCGCATGCGAGTCGGCTGCCCCTGGCGAGACCTGCCTGCCACGTTTGGTAAGTGGAATGCCGTGTACAAACGGTTCAATGCGTGGTCACTGCAAGAAAAACTGATGGGCATTTTTCGAGGTCTAGTTGTGGCACCCGATTTGGAATGGACCTTTATTGACGGCAGTATCGTAAAAGCGCATCAGCATAGTAGTGGCGCGGCTCGTGAACAGGATGCCGCGATTGGGAAATCCGTCGCGGGTAACACCACGAAAATCCATATGGCCGTTGATGCCTGCGGGCTGCCTATTCATTTCTCGGTCACCGGTGGTGAAGTCCATGACTGTAAAGAAGCGCCGAAATTAGTGGCTAAACTGCCTTTGGCTGACTACACGGTCGCTGACAAAGGCTATGACAGTGAACCTCTAAGGATTCAAATTCGAGAGAAAGGGAGTGTGCCCATCATTCCTAGAAAACAGAATTCAATCGTCGGGAATGACGGAATGGATTGGTGTCTCTACCAATATCGCCACCTCGTTGAAAATGTCTTTGCGCGATTGAAACATTTCAGAGCCATCGCGACGCGATATGACAAATTGAAACGCAATTTTGAAAGCGTTGTCGCTTTGGCCTGCGCTTTTATTTGGTTACCCATGTAA
- a CDS encoding HNH endonuclease, whose translation MTKSPSKAVISHQELASKLNVPSRMFTPQASGTPFTGNHLQLETLWSRLIGGSLIYPDDVNVSEHRHVEGAVQQVTVNRYERDPSARRRCIEFHGTSCKACGLNMAYVYGPDLGRDYIHVHHVIPLHTIKDSYVIDPEQDLVPLCPNCHSMVHQRNPPLSVDELRSKIMPRYIALFR comes from the coding sequence TTGACCAAGTCACCTTCAAAAGCAGTTATTTCGCATCAGGAATTGGCATCAAAGCTTAACGTCCCTAGCCGCATGTTCACGCCTCAAGCTTCGGGAACACCTTTTACTGGGAACCACTTGCAGCTCGAAACGCTATGGTCGCGACTGATCGGTGGTTCCCTGATTTATCCTGATGACGTTAATGTCTCCGAGCATCGGCATGTGGAAGGTGCTGTACAACAGGTAACCGTCAATCGCTATGAGCGAGACCCTTCGGCGCGAAGACGGTGCATTGAATTTCATGGTACGAGTTGCAAAGCTTGCGGACTCAATATGGCCTATGTCTATGGGCCGGATTTGGGCAGAGATTATATTCACGTCCATCACGTGATTCCTTTGCATACGATAAAGGATAGTTACGTGATCGATCCGGAACAGGATTTGGTTCCGTTGTGCCCTAATTGCCACAGTATGGTTCACCAGCGTAATCCACCTTTGTCTGTGGACGAACTTAGAAGCAAAATTATGCCGCGCTATATCGCTTTGTTTAGATAA
- a CDS encoding DUF927 domain-containing protein — MRNENILDEPTQGVFDVLDEDCQLMAEKTVSSSVGSVNSIECDTSPLEPSSNVQPNDQEKAKRKSSGIAKNGGTHGTAAINCNNEGASVPPAKNDDGTRGTVELSASFSEALAAAIDPLQQESDDLERLSFDDLSLPCFLVKDDWFDLGGKRRPGVWYCYQTEGTERKPPANHASFICSPLYVEGVTNTESGQYFGRLLRFRDTLGRWRNWAMPMEMLRGSCEELRGELLASGVEIDFRNRQKLADYLQWRVPRHVWTAATRTGWTSKGGAFVLHDRIIGDERVHFQSESMNGTGATRVGGDYLQWQKMAGYCQGNPVLMASIGVALSGPLLAKTHRDSGGVHWVGDSSTGKTTALCLGASVWGGEDLKRTWRATSNGLEGVAALLSDTCLCLDEINEADPREIGAIVYSLGNGTGKTRANRVGSARDAHRWRLSLLSTGERSISAAMQEGGKQAKAGQLVRLLNIPANRTYGVFDDLHHFEDGRPMSDFFKTECARHYGHAGPKFVEHILSLEKKGDADFGGILAKIEQQFQHGDSQAARAASRFALYAMAAELAIDAGILPWTPGAALDACKVMFDQWQTMRGTGATEHKQILQSVADYILKHGDTRFTEKTSNEPPKLERAGWYTEREGCRVYLFTSQALREAGGNFDIKRVLDALDTAGWIAERDHNERSKRTVVSGANKPRLYWIQPMEGDHA, encoded by the coding sequence GTGCGTAACGAGAATATTCTTGACGAACCGACACAAGGGGTGTTCGACGTATTGGACGAAGACTGTCAATTGATGGCTGAAAAAACGGTGTCAAGTTCCGTCGGTTCCGTCAATAGTATCGAATGTGATACTTCGCCGTTAGAGCCCTCTTCAAATGTGCAGCCTAATGATCAGGAGAAAGCCAAACGCAAATCGTCAGGCATCGCAAAAAACGGCGGAACTCACGGAACCGCCGCAATCAATTGTAACAACGAGGGAGCTTCGGTTCCGCCAGCAAAGAACGATGACGGAACCCGCGGAACCGTCGAATTAAGCGCCAGCTTTTCCGAGGCCTTGGCTGCTGCGATTGATCCGTTACAACAAGAATCTGACGACCTGGAGCGCTTGAGCTTCGACGATTTGTCGTTGCCTTGTTTTCTGGTTAAGGATGACTGGTTCGATCTTGGTGGAAAACGCCGACCTGGCGTGTGGTATTGCTATCAAACCGAAGGTACCGAGAGGAAACCGCCGGCAAATCATGCATCGTTCATCTGTTCGCCGTTGTATGTCGAAGGTGTCACCAATACCGAAAGCGGTCAATACTTCGGGCGCTTGCTCAGATTCCGCGACACCTTGGGCCGTTGGCGGAATTGGGCCATGCCAATGGAGATGCTTCGCGGATCATGCGAGGAGCTTCGCGGTGAATTACTGGCCTCCGGCGTCGAAATCGATTTCCGCAACCGTCAAAAGCTGGCCGATTATCTGCAATGGCGAGTGCCGCGCCACGTCTGGACAGCAGCGACCCGCACCGGCTGGACGAGCAAAGGCGGCGCCTTTGTCTTGCATGATCGCATTATTGGTGACGAGCGTGTCCACTTTCAGAGCGAAAGCATGAACGGAACTGGTGCGACACGAGTGGGTGGCGATTATCTGCAATGGCAGAAGATGGCGGGCTACTGTCAGGGAAATCCGGTACTGATGGCCTCGATTGGAGTCGCATTGTCCGGCCCCCTTCTGGCCAAAACTCACCGCGATAGTGGTGGCGTACATTGGGTGGGCGACAGTTCCACCGGCAAAACTACCGCGCTATGTCTTGGCGCTTCGGTATGGGGCGGCGAAGACCTTAAACGTACTTGGCGAGCCACCAGCAACGGTTTGGAAGGCGTAGCGGCGCTGCTGTCTGATACCTGCTTATGCCTCGACGAAATCAATGAAGCTGATCCTCGCGAAATTGGGGCTATTGTTTACAGTCTTGGTAACGGCACCGGCAAGACCAGAGCCAACCGCGTCGGATCGGCACGGGATGCACATCGCTGGCGTCTGTCGTTGCTGTCTACCGGCGAACGATCTATTTCAGCAGCGATGCAGGAAGGTGGCAAGCAGGCAAAAGCGGGACAACTGGTGCGCCTACTCAACATTCCGGCCAACCGAACTTATGGTGTGTTTGATGACTTGCATCACTTTGAAGATGGGCGACCTATGTCTGATTTCTTTAAGACCGAATGCGCTAGACATTACGGCCACGCCGGACCAAAGTTTGTCGAGCATATTCTCAGCCTGGAGAAAAAAGGGGATGCCGACTTTGGCGGCATCCTTGCCAAGATTGAACAGCAATTTCAACATGGCGACAGCCAAGCGGCGCGGGCGGCTTCCCGATTTGCTTTGTATGCGATGGCAGCTGAACTGGCGATTGATGCAGGAATTCTGCCTTGGACACCAGGCGCAGCACTCGATGCCTGTAAGGTAATGTTTGACCAATGGCAAACCATGCGCGGCACCGGTGCCACCGAGCATAAACAGATATTGCAGAGCGTGGCCGATTACATCCTAAAGCACGGCGATACTCGATTCACCGAGAAGACCAGCAACGAACCGCCAAAGTTGGAACGAGCAGGCTGGTACACCGAGCGCGAAGGGTGCAGGGTGTATCTGTTTACATCGCAGGCGCTGCGGGAGGCAGGCGGTAACTTTGATATAAAACGAGTTCTTGATGCCTTGGATACCGCCGGCTGGATAGCTGAGCGCGATCATAACGAACGTAGTAAGAGGACTGTGGTTTCTGGCGCCAACAAACCGCGTCTGTACTGGATTCAACCCATGGAGGGCGATCATGCTTGA
- a CDS encoding IS256 family transposase: MTLPKAIPTDLIDTLLSGYQKPEDLLGENGLLKQLTKALVERALEAEMTEHLGHAKHESVCNATGNTRNGKSRKTLKGDFGALPIEIPRDRHGQFEPQIIGKHQSRWTGFDDKIISLYARGLTVREIQSHLEELYGTEVSPTLISSVTDAVIEEVKAWQLRPLDPVYPIVYLDCIHVKVRDTGAVRVKAVYLAIGINLQGEKEVLGLWIAQTEGAKFWLQVVTDLKNRGVQDIFIACVDGLKGFPEAIETVYPHAAVQLCIVHLVRNSLNYVSWKMRKQIAGDLKRIYQSASVVEAEQRLAEFETQWNEAYPPIAQIWRRNWDRIIPFFDYPPEIRRIIYTTNAIESVNMSLRKITKNRGSFPSDEALSKLFYLALMNISQKWTMPLHDWKAALNRFSIQFEDRMPNR; this comes from the coding sequence ATGACCTTACCAAAAGCCATCCCAACCGACCTAATTGATACCTTATTGTCGGGCTATCAAAAACCTGAAGACCTGCTGGGCGAAAATGGCCTGCTAAAACAACTCACCAAGGCCTTGGTCGAGCGAGCCTTAGAAGCCGAAATGACTGAACATTTAGGCCATGCCAAGCATGAGTCAGTCTGCAACGCCACCGGCAACACCCGCAATGGCAAGAGCCGTAAAACCCTCAAAGGCGATTTTGGCGCATTGCCGATTGAGATTCCCCGTGATCGTCATGGTCAGTTCGAGCCGCAAATCATTGGCAAACACCAATCCCGCTGGACGGGCTTTGATGACAAGATCATTTCACTCTATGCCCGAGGTCTGACCGTCAGGGAAATCCAGAGCCATCTGGAAGAACTGTATGGCACTGAAGTTTCACCCACCTTGATCTCCTCGGTGACGGACGCCGTGATTGAGGAAGTCAAAGCCTGGCAATTGCGGCCGCTTGATCCGGTTTACCCCATCGTTTATCTCGATTGTATCCACGTCAAAGTGCGCGATACCGGTGCCGTTCGTGTCAAGGCCGTTTATCTGGCCATAGGGATTAACCTGCAAGGAGAGAAGGAAGTGCTGGGCTTGTGGATCGCCCAAACCGAAGGCGCCAAGTTTTGGTTACAGGTCGTGACAGACCTCAAGAATCGCGGCGTGCAAGACATCTTCATTGCCTGTGTCGACGGTTTGAAAGGCTTCCCGGAAGCGATTGAAACCGTCTATCCACACGCCGCCGTCCAACTGTGTATCGTCCACCTAGTCCGCAACAGCCTGAACTATGTCAGTTGGAAAATGCGTAAACAGATCGCCGGCGATCTCAAACGAATATACCAATCCGCCAGCGTCGTTGAAGCAGAGCAAAGGCTGGCTGAGTTCGAGACGCAGTGGAACGAGGCCTACCCGCCCATTGCTCAAATTTGGCGACGTAATTGGGATAGAATCATTCCCTTCTTCGACTATCCGCCCGAGATACGCCGCATCATTTACACTACGAATGCGATCGAGTCGGTGAACATGAGTTTGCGGAAAATCACCAAGAATCGCGGCTCATTTCCCAGTGATGAAGCCTTGTCGAAATTGTTCTATTTGGCCCTGATGAATATCAGTCAAAAATGGACCATGCCGTTGCATGACTGGAAAGCGGCTTTGAATCGGTTTAGCATTCAGTTTGAAGACAGGATGCCCAATCGATAA
- a CDS encoding restriction endonuclease subunit S, translating to MAGGSQNAGLPVNWVIYFVYTLLTNAREFPIPLPPLAEQHRIVAKVDELMALCDQLETQLADTAVDSRRLLEAVLQQALLPAEQAA from the coding sequence TTGGCTGGCGGAAGCCAGAATGCTGGCCTGCCGGTTAACTGGGTGATTTATTTTGTTTATACCCTCTTAACAAACGCTCGGGAATTCCCTATTCCACTCCCTCCTCTCGCCGAACAACATCGCATCGTCGCCAAAGTTGATGAACTGATGGCACTGTGCGACCAACTGGAAACCCAGCTCGCCGACACCGCCGTCGACAGCCGCCGCCTGCTGGAAGCGGTGCTGCAGCAAGCCTTGTTGCCCGCCGAGCAAGCGGCATGA
- a CDS encoding methanol/ethanol family PQQ-dependent dehydrogenase, which yields MQISRFAKHVATSAVLTGAALSVPQSAQANKELEQLSKQNTNWVMQTKDYGSTHFSEMIDINANNVKNLKVAWSFSTGVLNGHEGGPLVVDGIMYVHTPYPNNVFAIDLNEPDKILWQFKPKQNPAARAVACCDVVNRGLAYAPAGKDYPATIFLNQLDGHVVALNAKTGELRWKMENSDIAMGSTLTVAPFVAKDKVIVGSSGAELGVRGYATAYNVKDGKQEWRVYATGPDEDIKLSKDFNKANPHYGQFGLGLKTWEGDAWKIGGGTNWGWYAYDSDLEMLYYGSGNPAPWNETMRPGDNKWTMTIWGRDINSGEAKFGYQKTPHDEWDYAGVNYMGLSEQVVDGKKRKLLTHPDRNGLVYTLDRENGDLINAFKIDDTVNWVKKVDLKTGLPVRDPEYSTHMDHQATGICPSAMGYHNQGIESYDPNKQLFFMGVNHICMDWEPFMLPYRAGQFFVGATLNMYPGPKGTLGQVKAMNAVTGKMEWEVQEKFAVWGGTTATAGDLVFYGTLDGYIKARHSKTGEELWKFKLPSGVIGHPITYKHNNKQYVAIYYGVGGWPGVGLVFDLADPTAGLGAVGAFKELAHYTQMGGGVMVFSL from the coding sequence ATGCAAATTTCACGGTTTGCCAAGCACGTGGCGACATCGGCCGTATTGACCGGGGCAGCGTTGAGCGTGCCGCAGTCGGCGCAAGCGAATAAAGAGCTGGAGCAACTTTCCAAACAAAACACCAATTGGGTGATGCAGACCAAGGATTACGGCTCCACCCATTTCAGCGAGATGATCGACATCAACGCCAACAACGTCAAAAACCTGAAAGTGGCATGGTCTTTCTCGACCGGCGTACTGAACGGCCACGAAGGCGGCCCGCTGGTGGTGGATGGCATCATGTACGTGCATACCCCGTATCCGAACAACGTGTTCGCGATCGATTTGAACGAACCGGACAAAATCCTGTGGCAATTCAAGCCCAAGCAAAACCCGGCGGCCCGCGCCGTCGCCTGTTGCGACGTGGTCAACCGCGGTTTGGCATATGCGCCGGCCGGCAAGGATTATCCGGCCACGATCTTTTTGAACCAGTTGGACGGCCACGTGGTGGCGCTGAACGCCAAAACCGGCGAGCTGCGCTGGAAAATGGAAAACTCCGACATCGCCATGGGTTCTACCTTGACCGTGGCGCCGTTCGTCGCCAAGGATAAGGTCATCGTCGGTTCCTCCGGCGCCGAGTTGGGCGTGCGCGGTTACGCCACCGCCTATAACGTCAAAGACGGCAAGCAAGAGTGGCGGGTATATGCCACCGGTCCCGACGAAGACATCAAATTGTCCAAAGACTTCAACAAAGCCAACCCGCACTACGGCCAGTTCGGTCTGGGCCTGAAAACCTGGGAAGGCGACGCCTGGAAAATCGGCGGCGGCACCAACTGGGGCTGGTACGCTTACGACAGCGACCTGGAAATGCTGTACTACGGCTCGGGTAACCCGGCACCGTGGAACGAAACCATGCGTCCCGGCGACAACAAATGGACCATGACCATCTGGGGCCGCGACATCAATAGCGGCGAAGCCAAATTCGGCTACCAAAAAACTCCGCATGACGAATGGGACTACGCCGGCGTCAACTACATGGGCTTGTCCGAGCAAGTGGTGGACGGTAAGAAGCGCAAGCTGCTGACCCACCCGGACCGCAACGGTCTGGTCTACACCCTGGACCGCGAGAACGGCGATCTGATCAATGCCTTCAAAATCGACGACACCGTCAACTGGGTCAAGAAAGTCGATCTGAAAACCGGCTTGCCGGTGCGCGATCCGGAATATTCGACCCACATGGACCACCAAGCCACTGGCATCTGCCCGTCGGCAATGGGGTACCACAACCAGGGTATCGAGTCTTACGATCCGAACAAGCAACTGTTCTTCATGGGCGTCAACCACATCTGCATGGATTGGGAACCGTTCATGTTGCCTTACCGCGCGGGTCAGTTCTTCGTCGGCGCGACCTTGAACATGTATCCCGGTCCTAAAGGCACCTTGGGCCAAGTCAAAGCGATGAATGCCGTCACCGGCAAAATGGAGTGGGAAGTTCAGGAGAAATTCGCGGTCTGGGGCGGCACGACAGCCACTGCCGGCGACTTGGTGTTCTACGGCACCTTGGACGGCTACATCAAAGCCCGCCATTCCAAAACCGGCGAAGAGCTGTGGAAGTTCAAACTGCCTTCAGGCGTCATCGGCCACCCGATTACCTATAAACACAACAACAAACAGTACGTTGCGATTTATTACGGTGTCGGCGGCTGGCCCGGCGTTGGCTTGGTGTTCGACCTGGCCGACCCGACCGCTGGCTTGGGTGCTGTCGGTGCGTTCAAGGAATTGGCGCATTACACCCAAATGGGCGGCGGCGTGATGGTGTTCTCGCTGTAA
- a CDS encoding tyrosine-type recombinase/integrase yields the protein MATTKLSGSKIDKAQPESGKAQTFIWDTSAPGLALRITQAGGKAYIFESRFNGKTLRMTIGDVKTWSLADAQAEARRLQTLIDAGTDPRQAKAEKIAKAEAAKELAKVKAMRNSILVQQVWDEYVAKKSPRWSHHHVIDHAKVSAPGGQPKKRGGGVTVQGVLYPLLQMRMIDINADVLEHWQTLESETRATSARHGFVLFRTFWNWCAEQKAYQSIIDPLAITKEVRAVVPKAGTKKADVLQRVHLKDWFEAVRNLSNPVIAAYLQGLLLTGARREELAELKWSDVDFKLGAMWLKDKVDDEGRMIPLPPYLASLITGLPRRNEWVFSSPNAADGKLAEPRIAHNRALDAAGLEHVTLHGLRRTFASLAEWVEMPVGVVAQIMGHKPNATAEKHYKTRPLELLAIWHGKYEAWILEQASIEFAQVELSQGLRVIK from the coding sequence ATGGCAACAACCAAGCTATCTGGCTCAAAAATCGACAAAGCGCAGCCGGAATCCGGCAAGGCTCAAACCTTTATCTGGGATACATCTGCGCCGGGCTTAGCTCTTCGCATAACACAGGCCGGTGGCAAGGCTTACATTTTCGAGAGTCGTTTCAATGGCAAAACCTTGAGAATGACCATCGGCGACGTTAAAACCTGGAGTCTTGCTGATGCACAAGCCGAGGCCCGCCGTCTGCAAACTTTGATTGACGCGGGTACCGACCCGCGCCAAGCAAAAGCAGAAAAGATCGCCAAGGCTGAGGCCGCCAAGGAACTGGCTAAAGTTAAGGCTATGCGGAACAGTATTTTGGTTCAACAGGTATGGGACGAGTACGTGGCGAAGAAGTCACCTCGCTGGAGTCATCATCACGTTATCGACCATGCAAAAGTATCTGCACCCGGCGGACAACCCAAAAAACGTGGTGGTGGCGTCACCGTGCAAGGCGTTCTCTACCCGCTTTTGCAAATGCGCATGATCGACATTAACGCCGACGTACTGGAGCACTGGCAAACCCTGGAATCCGAAACCCGCGCCACCTCTGCCCGCCATGGCTTTGTACTGTTCCGAACGTTCTGGAACTGGTGCGCTGAACAGAAAGCCTATCAATCCATCATTGACCCGCTGGCCATCACCAAGGAAGTGCGAGCAGTTGTTCCTAAGGCAGGCACCAAAAAAGCCGACGTGCTACAACGGGTCCATTTAAAAGACTGGTTTGAAGCAGTGCGAAACCTCAGTAACCCGGTTATTGCCGCATACCTCCAAGGCTTGCTGTTGACCGGAGCACGGCGCGAAGAATTGGCCGAATTGAAGTGGTCGGACGTGGATTTCAAGCTAGGCGCCATGTGGCTCAAAGACAAGGTGGACGACGAAGGTCGAATGATTCCCTTGCCGCCCTATCTGGCCTCTCTGATAACCGGATTGCCGCGCCGGAACGAATGGGTATTTAGCAGCCCTAACGCAGCGGACGGTAAGCTTGCGGAGCCTAGGATTGCCCACAATCGCGCTCTCGATGCTGCCGGCCTTGAACATGTCACCTTGCACGGCTTACGCCGCACGTTTGCCAGTTTGGCCGAATGGGTAGAAATGCCGGTTGGCGTTGTCGCGCAAATCATGGGGCACAAACCGAACGCAACCGCTGAGAAGCATTACAAAACTCGTCCGCTGGAGTTGCTGGCAATCTGGCATGGCAAGTACGAAGCCTGGATTCTGGAGCAGGCTAGCATCGAGTTTGCTCAAGTTGAACTATCTCAAGGCTTACGAGTGATCAAATAG
- the moxJ gene encoding methanol oxidation system protein MoxJ — protein MKKKIHIFTALALGMGFATAQAEQPALKVCTAENEMPYSNKNGEGFENKLAQYVAEQLGRKLETVSWTDPRYFIRDYLDKGLCDVVMGVDAGDPRLLTTAPYYRSGYVFISREQDGLDLQNWDSPALKTAKRIAFAPGSPAETMLRAIGRYNDMFNYQQELAGFKSKRNQYVKYDNDKLVNEVASGKAEIAILWGPAAARYVKAAATPLTMTLIPDTAKRADGEKVGFHYSTAIGVRKGDTALLEQLNKIVRDKQDDIEELLEAEGIPLLDEPETALSMN, from the coding sequence GTGAAAAAAAAGATACACATTTTTACCGCTTTGGCGTTGGGCATGGGTTTCGCCACGGCCCAAGCCGAGCAACCGGCGTTGAAAGTCTGCACCGCCGAAAACGAAATGCCTTACTCCAATAAAAACGGCGAGGGCTTCGAAAACAAGCTGGCGCAATACGTCGCCGAGCAACTGGGTCGCAAGCTGGAAACGGTAAGCTGGACCGATCCGCGCTACTTCATCCGCGATTACCTGGATAAAGGCTTGTGCGACGTGGTGATGGGCGTCGATGCCGGCGACCCGCGCTTGCTGACGACGGCGCCGTACTACCGCTCCGGCTACGTCTTCATCAGCCGCGAGCAGGACGGTTTGGATTTGCAGAACTGGGACAGTCCGGCGCTGAAGACCGCCAAGCGCATCGCCTTCGCGCCCGGCAGCCCGGCTGAAACCATGCTGCGGGCAATAGGCCGCTACAACGACATGTTCAACTACCAACAAGAGTTGGCCGGCTTCAAGTCCAAGCGTAACCAATACGTCAAGTACGACAACGACAAACTGGTCAACGAAGTCGCTTCCGGCAAAGCCGAAATCGCCATTCTGTGGGGGCCGGCGGCGGCGCGTTACGTCAAAGCCGCGGCGACGCCGCTGACGATGACGCTGATTCCGGACACCGCCAAACGCGCCGACGGCGAAAAAGTCGGGTTCCACTACAGCACCGCAATCGGCGTGCGCAAAGGCGATACCGCATTACTGGAACAGTTGAACAAAATCGTGCGCGACAAACAGGACGATATCGAGGAACTGCTGGAAGCGGAGGGTATTCCGCTGCTGGACGAACCCGAAACCGCCTTGTCCATGAACTAA
- a CDS encoding toprim domain-containing protein, with the protein MVNVDATESFKTAMADANIVVYEPIIADGHLHRVYVEGDKRGTKNGAYILHLDGKPAGWAHHFRTGATITWSVNGNRQRMTKAMRRQIDEERLRQQQEREMRQAKVALRARYIWRRVIPLQLRTHPYLIRKHIDSFGLKIDRHGVLIVPIYNIDNALVNLQFIDADGNKRFLAGGRKAGCFSTIGTYRQGDPLIVCEGWATGASIHQDCGHFVVVAMDAGNLEPVARAFRMLNANADIIIAGDNDVSGVGQSAARKAALAVGGRYMIPPTIGNDWNDELSVKAVSRA; encoded by the coding sequence ATGGTTAATGTTGACGCTACTGAATCATTCAAAACAGCAATGGCGGATGCAAATATTGTCGTCTATGAGCCGATAATTGCTGACGGTCACCTGCACCGTGTTTACGTTGAAGGCGACAAACGTGGCACCAAAAACGGCGCATATATTCTCCATCTAGATGGCAAGCCGGCTGGCTGGGCGCATCACTTCAGAACAGGAGCGACGATTACCTGGTCGGTCAATGGCAATCGTCAACGGATGACCAAGGCCATGCGCCGACAGATCGATGAAGAACGTCTCAGGCAGCAACAAGAGCGCGAAATGCGGCAGGCGAAGGTAGCATTGAGGGCCCGTTACATCTGGCGCAGGGTTATACCGCTACAACTGCGAACCCATCCGTATCTGATCCGCAAGCACATCGATTCATTTGGTTTGAAAATCGACCGGCATGGTGTACTGATCGTACCGATATACAACATCGACAACGCGTTGGTGAACCTGCAATTTATCGACGCCGACGGCAATAAGCGCTTTTTGGCAGGCGGCAGAAAGGCTGGCTGCTTTTCAACGATTGGTACTTATCGACAAGGCGATCCGCTGATTGTCTGCGAAGGCTGGGCAACCGGCGCATCGATTCATCAAGACTGTGGTCACTTTGTTGTCGTAGCAATGGACGCTGGAAACCTAGAGCCAGTGGCTCGGGCGTTTCGTATGCTCAACGCCAACGCCGACATTATTATCGCCGGTGACAACGATGTGTCTGGCGTTGGCCAGTCAGCCGCCCGAAAGGCAGCGCTGGCGGTCGGTGGTAGATACATGATCCCGCCGACGATCGGCAACGATTGGAACGACGAATTGAGCGTCAAGGCGGTGAGTCGTGCGTAA